The DNA window CTGGAGGCCCCAAAAAGAACCCTCAAAGCCCTAAGTAATGAGGCCCATGATATATTGTAGGGTGTTTACACAACCCCTACTTGTCCCAGGTATGTATAgtgcatgttttttaaaaaaaaaatgctcagaaGGGGAAGAATGTTCAATCCTCTTTGCAATACAGCTTATTATATGTGCTAGTATTTATGTATTCCTCTAGCCCCTATTTTTCTGTCAAATAAAGGACCTGATTAAGTTAAATCTCAATATCCAGTCAATCACCTCTCAATAACTACCAACTGAGGACAAAGCCTTCAGCATGTAGGCCTTATCAGGAAACATTTCACAATCAAAGGATTAATGACTAGTAGATGAATCCTCCTAGTAATTCCAACTTTCCCATATTGGTGAAAAGTATATAAAATCAGACTTCCGAATATAGGAAATCCCCAGaaaatatcatcatcatcatcactattgcTATAAGTGTGGAAGAACTCACTTTGTCATTACTTTCAGTGTATGAAACCAAGAGGTGCAACAGTATGATTCTTCTGGAAGCTGGAAATAACACGATGAAGATCGACTGTGATAGTGCTCTCAAAGGAAACAAGAGTGGAGGTGATATGTATAAGATTAGCATTTTCTCCTTCTAAGTGACTGGGTCAAGGGCCGTATACTCACAGTTTCCAAGGTAGAGGGACTCTAACAGTGGGTAGAAAAGATCTTCATTGACTACTGATTAGACACATCCAGAGACAAAGTTAAGGGACTCTTACAAGGACAGCATAATTTGCAGCAGACACTAAcctcttatggaggcattttcactAACCTCTTATGGAGGCTCCCTTCTTTTCAATTACtgtggcttgtgtcaagttgacataatacTAGCCAGCACATAGTGTCCGAGtgtcctctccccctctccctctctccctgtctctctgtgtgtgtgtttaatatatatatatatatgtgtgtgtgtgtatatatatgaaattccATGCATAACACTGCATATGTGCAATTTAATGGATGCCCATTTTACTAAAAACATGAAGTTTACTTCACAGCCCACATGTAAGACATTTGTGTATCAAATCTCAAgtatgatttccatttttttcctcagatgAGACTGCAGTTGCTCTTATTGCATATCAGTCCCTTGGGAAGTATCTAAATGGATCCTTTTTTAATAAGGAAGGGATTCAGGAAGTAAAGTTGAACTCTCTTATTGTGAGTGGCGCCATTCATTCAGAAGTCAAACCAGTCCTCTCTGAACCTGTACTCCTAACTTTACAAAATACTCAGGTGAGCCTACCCTCAAAAtgatctttaaaaacaattttaaagtttaGATTTATTGCATGCacatgagtgttctgcctgcatggacATCTGTGCACAAGAGCAAATAGTGCCCACAGAAGACAAAAAGAGTATCAGATATCTTATATCTAGACTTCCAGACAGTTATGCAGcacaatgtggatgctgggtatggaatttgggtcctctgtaagagcagtaactTCTCTTCAGTGCTGAGATAGCGTCCCTTCTGTGAAATGTCTGAAGAGGCAGATGGTCTAATCAAATTTCTAGAAGGGATGAGATCTAACTGTGATCattgaaaaataagagaaattacAAAAAGTTTAGAAACTTCAATCCTTTATAACTTCATTACTGTTATTATCTGTATTTTCATATCAACAATCAATCAACCATGGTTCAGAAAGGGGGACACAGGCCACCATCTTCAACTGTGAAAGGATTTGATCAAAGAAGACAATGTTTTCACTTACCCTTAGGTTCAAATGGGTACTTCAAAGCCTTTGGTCACACAGATGGTCCCATTTAAATTCAGTGGCaattgaaacaaagcaaaagacatTATTAATGTCATAAAAGACATTAATATTGGAAAAAGAATTATGGAAAGCTAGGATCAGTGGGGCTGTGAGGGAGATTAAAGAGGGTCAGGGGACAACTAATAAGAATACACTTCACACATATATAGAATATAGAGGACATTCAATATAAgttacacaatttttaaaatttcaagtgTGTGTATTATGGGAATGTAGAAAATAGGGTATCATTGCACAACGTAGTTGGGAATATATAGACATTAAGGAAAACAATATAGAACCtatcaaaaatgagaaagaaactgtAATGGAATTCATCAATCTTCCTATTGCGTACATCCAAAGAAGGAAAACCAAGGTTTTGGAAAGAGACTGCATTTCAATAATTCCAGTAACATTAGTCACCATAGTCAAGACTTGGGTGGGAGGATACTCACATCCATTCATGGCAgggtatgtaaataaaatatgaaaatataataaaatgtcattttgctTTGGGTTATACAATGTCAAATGGTCAGGTCTGAAGATAaccatacaagtaacattacatagactgagcaggttgtgtttaggaaaatatatatatatatatattatatattatatatatatatatatgatgtaacaatgattaatgaaaaaagaaggccaggaatttgaaagagagcaagcaaGCATACGTGGGAatgtttgaagggaggaaagggaaagaggacatAGTAGTCAGAGttctttaaaaagaacagaaatgggccaggcattggtggcacatgcctttaatcccagcactctggaggcagaggcaggtggatctctatgagttcgaggctatcctggtctccagagcacatgccaggataggctccaaagctacatagagaaaccctgtctcaaaacaaaacaaaaagaacagaaatgaatGACAGGATGACAGAAAGTCTAAGGATTCAGTAGTTGTTCAATTAGTGTTCAGGCCATGAGACCAGATGTCTGAGCAATCCCCGTTTGGTGATGAAGTCCAAGGGATGTCCTAGAGAGCTGCTAGTCTTCAGTCTATGTTGTGGTCCTGAAGAAGTTATATTCCAACACCAGTGAAGTTATGCATCAGCATCAGGACAGGTGAACTTTCCAGAGAGAGTGAGGGTAAAAAGACAgtaccttccttcttccatgtcctttttatGTGGGCTCCAATAAGAAGGTGTAGCTAAAATTTAGGAgggtgtcttctgacctcaaatgAAATGGATTTAGGGTGGGTCCTCAGACCTTAAATAATACAACCAAGAAAAACCCTAATATATAtgtcccaagtgcttggattttagTAAATTAAAGATGTAATcaacacaggggaaatgttatgATTATGAGATAATTCTAAAagcaaaaatagtaataaaaaacagaaaagaaaataatcttgcCTTTCAGTGCCTCAACCTGAAGGTTAAGTCCAATAAACCCTTTATAATCTCACTCACACTGGAAATCTAAACAGTTTCTGTATAATAGAGCCTACTAGGAGGTGAGTTTTGTGAAATATGGCTACAAAATCAAACTTTAAGTTATAACATTTTGGAGACTTAATGTGTCACAGCAAGACTATGAGTGAATATTGAGATGattaaaagtttttattaataGAAATTAGTTATACATAATAATAGGTTAAATGacatttcatacatttatataatgtatgAAGATTACATTCTCCCCCCAAGTTaatgtatttttgtctttctgttgtggGACACATTTCCTGGAGAGAGAAGTATAAAtatctattcaccccagatatGGAACCCACAATAGAGCAAAGTAACCATGCCACCAAATTCCAATTTAGTGAAGCAATGAAATTGTTAGGTAAGGGTGAGTGGCTACTCAAAGGAGCACATATATCTAAAAGACAGGTTCCTTGCCAGAAGGACCAGCCCAGCATGGGTGAGGACTCAAGGAACCTGGAAGCCATGAGATCTTTACTTGTCTTGTTGGCAGCTCTAAAGATTAGAGTTTCCTTTCCTCAGCTGTTCTCACAGCTTTTATAACTTTAAGGAAGAATGGGACTTTGTGAATCAGGAATTGCTCGAGACTTCTGAATTGCACACTTAGCGGGCATTGGTGGTATAGTGGCGAGCATAGCTGAATTGAACACTTCCTGAATCTCAAGGAAGGAATGCTTCCACCCAGAAGAAATTGGTGTAATACATATTCTTTGCcatttttccattaaaatataactacctcatttccctcctctttcctccctccaacactCTCTCATATATTCcaccatttctctctctcatattcctggtctctttttctttaattgcttctGTTGCATACATATATTTCAAGTAGAATGTATCTCCAAGATCATCACTAAAGTTAAATTGGGGGGTGATGGATATGCTTATTAGCTTAGTTCTTATCTTGGGGTTTCAATTGGTATGGCAaaatttgacttacacttccacaggactcctcatcattgaaggaagtcaggataggaactcaaacaggacaagaTCCTGGGGACAGGAGTTGATTCAGAGGCCGTGGATGAGTGACACTTACTGGTTTGCATCCATATGGCTTGTTTGGCtggctttcttacagaacccaggactaccaccCCAGGAATGGCACTACCCATTATAggatgggccctcccccattgatcactaattgataAAATGCATTACAGCTGAGTATCTTGGAGgaatttcctcaactgaagatcTTTACTCTGTGATGATTCcagctgtgtcaagttaacatgcAAAATCAGCCAGTACAGCTCTAGTATTCCTTTTATACTGCATACTTCTATGGGTACACCCTGCAACTTAAACATGTATATTTTTCTCTGCGAATGGCCCCTCCTTAAAGCTGGGAATGAAGTGGTAAGTCACCTGTATACTTACACAAAGGGAAACTATTATCAAAACCTAACTAGACAATAGGGCCATGGAAACTGTTGAGCATACTGAGAGTCAGAGGTGGGAAAGAGGGACTGGCCTTTTCCTGGAGCAGAAAGGTGGACTGTAAAAAGACACTTGACATCTCTCTTCAAGCACTGATCTCTCACAACTACCCATCATTCATTTCATCAATGACAAGAAAATGGTAAGTCAGTTCTAAGTCAATGCACAGGGCACTGAGAtatgcacagagagacagaataaATGATGAAACAAAACTTACATGAGATGAGAGGATGTGAAATATCCCCCCATGTGTTTTCTTAATCCATTGTGTGTTGTGTTAATCTAAGAAAATAAGTTACAATGTAGAAGTGTAGCAAAGACAGGGGGATCAGGAAACGTAAGGACTGAGAAAGATTAGAGGGAAAATTAGAACGGAAATTATTAAATTGCACATGCAAGCCATTGTCACATATCTTAATTAAAGATAAACAAAAGTtggaattattttaaagaaatgtcccTTCCTACTGTTGTCTTTGCAGCCCATTGACCCAAGAGCAGAGCATATCTGTGTCCATTGGGAAGGATCAGAGGAAGGGGGCAGCTGGTCCACTAAGGGCTGCTCTCACATGCACACCAATGACTCCTACACCACCTGCAAGTGTTTCCACCTGTCCAGCTTTGCTGTGCTCATGGCTCTATCCCTCGAGGTATCAAGTCTTGCAGGTCTCAACTATGAAAGTGATTTTCACTTTAATATATGTCTATAAAAGTTAATTGACTGTAGGTTTGTTGAGAGATGATACCAAGAAACACccatgaaaaaaaatgagtgtgGTTTTGTTGCCACCTCTGTTATCTCACTGATGTCCTGTTGAAAGATTGATTGCCCAGGGTTTAATGAACTGAACTGACTGGCTAAGAATATGTCTTCCTTGCTTCTCCACCTGACTCTTCCATGTACATCCCTCTTGAAGCTACATGCTTGGTCTAAGATGGTGACCATCCATGAAAGAGGAGAGCCATGTTTTTTCTCAAATGTTAGTTACTTTACTAAAATACTGTGTAAAATACTGTGACTGAAGTCAATTTAAAGAATAAGGTACATTTTGCTGTCCGATTCCAAGGCATGGCATCCATCATGGCACAAAATGTGTGGCATCACAGCAGAAGTAGGAAGATGAGCAATCATATTTtgtccacagacaggaagcagagaaagaaaaaaggtaggGGGAATGAATGGGGCACAGTTATAAACCCTCAATACCTTCCTAGAGAGACATATACTTTTTGGAGACATTGTACCTCCTACAGGCTCTGTAACCTCCCCAAAGTGCACCACCAACTGGAGAAGCAATGTTGAAATACACAAACTGATGGGGACATTTTCCTTTTGAACCCCCACAAAGTGCATGGGTAGCTTGACTcccctgatagaatttttaaaCAAACTCTCAAGAAATAATGGTAGTGGATTGTGGAGATAAAATGGGAACAGTATGGGTGGCAATGCAAACAGTATTTATGAGTTAATTACCACTTTGGGTATAGAGGGCTTATAGCACTCCTGGAAAATGCTTCAAATCAGTTCAGAACACACAATTCAGAGTTATTATAACTGAAGGATATTTCTTCAGTAATTTTATTTCAGCTGTGTCCAGTGGTACCATTTCCTGAAGATTTTATagtaatagaaaaacaaaatcatgactcaagtcatttttaaaaacacagtggTGGAAACATCAGGTAGATGGGTTAAGCAAAGCTGAGGAAATTCTGAGTCTTCTGTGTGTCTGGAGTAAGCACAACATATCAAGGAAAACCTTCAAATGTTGGGAAGTGAGGTTGGCAGACCCCAAAGTGGTAGGGCCAAGGGGATCTGGAATTGGACGCATTACTGCACTTCCAAAATAGTTATACCGAAATTTTCCCTGGTTGAACCAAACTAAGTCAACTGGCTATTATCAAAGATTCATCATGGCTCCCTCGAATTTCCAGAGGTCAACTATGTCTCAGGTTATTTAAATTGAAGGAAACTCACCTAATGTCTTCCTCTCCACATCAAATAACAAAATCACCAAAGCTGCCTtttcataagaaataaaaaatatttatttaaggaATAAATATCAATGACAATGACCCAGTGAAACAGGTCCTGATTACTCCAAATACCATGTTTTTATAGtaagagaacaaataaaataatggatAAAGTCAATTCAAACACAATTGTGGGACATCAAATTGGTGGACCACAGGAAGTTGGGAAAGCTGGCACAGCCTCGATGCTGATGACATTTTGAGCCTTTGGGTTAATGGAAGTTAGGAGTCTCCTTGTGCATTTCAAAAGGATCTACAGAATATACATAAGGATACTAGGTAACACACAGGTGGTAGTAGATGATACCACAGGGCTAATGACAACTATAATAATGTTATTGACATCCTGCAATGCTCCAACTTTCCCCCGTCGCAGGTTTCAGTCAGCAAGTCAGCCTTGTAGAATGTTTAAGACTTGTGATTTTTAGtctgtaatttaaattttcactCCCCCATTTCACTTTAGCCCgtttattaatattttactatTCAATGCCCATCATGCTGTGTACTTTCACATGCATGTTTCATTTAGTTAATATTTATCAACTGAATACTGTGTGCTAAGCACTAATCTCAACATTGGTGGTACAACAGATAACAAGCCATGGCAAGCTCCCAGGCTTCCTAGTGTTAATGTGCATGATAACTGTTGTATAGACATGGAGACGCTGAAATATTCTTCTGTGGCTTATAGGAGGACTCTGTGCTTTCTGCACTCTCTGTGATCACCTATGTGGGACTGAGTCTTTCTCTCTTGTGCCTATTCCTGGCGGCTGTCACCTTTCTCTTGTGCCGGCCCATCCAGAACATCAGCACTACACTCCACCTGCAGCTCTCCATTTGCCTCTTCCTGGCCGATCTCCTCTTCCTCACAGGCATCAACAGAACTGAGCCTAAGGTTGGTGACCGAATCAAGTTACTTCATTGTCCTAATCAATCATAGTCATCTTGTCCTGAGAAAGTTTGAAGAGGGAGAGGTTTATCTGCAGAGATGTTAGGAAGAAATGCAGGATGAAATTTTCAGCTCCTTTTCTGTGTAGAATTGGAGGAGTTTGTGTATTTGGCCATTTTGGAACTGAGAACATTCCTAACAGTAATGTTACCTGACGATGTTCTTGGTGTGTGAGTTATCTATGTGTAGTGCATGGACAGGACTGTACGGGTGTGAGCAGTTATGGTTATGAATGTAGCAGCCAGAGAAAGGTTTCAGGTGTCTACTGTGTCCTCCTTACTGacttgaggcatggtctctcattgaatcAAGAGCTTGCCATTTTGGCTAGGGTGGATGACAAGAGAGCTTTTCAGATATACCTGCCTCCCCAACCCCATAGTGCTGGGGTtgtaggcaccaggcacgcaCAGACATGTCCAACTTTTATGTGGTTGTTTGGAATtagaactcatgtcctcatgtttgcaaagcaagtgctcttacttaCTGAGTCATCGCCCAAGCCACAACTAAGTTTCAGAATATCTGTTAATAGAGGTAAACACATACATTTGAGGTATGCCCATTTTTCACCAACATGCTAAAGATACCTCTGTTAACATCTATACATAGCTTAAAAGTCACCTTTAGGGCCAATGGAAATGGTAAAAATACAATATACtgtaagagggaagttcatatgAATCAAACCAGGAGTGCATACAACTACTTTTCATACTTTAATTGTTAGAGTCCTGCCACTTGGTCCCATCAAACTACAGGGCATGCTGGGTGATGTTGTTTTTGGCTGGGAAGTTCTTTCCCTACCTACCAGACTCCAGAATCAGGAGTATGATTAGAGGCTTGAAGTGATTGACAGTCAATTTGATACTATGCTTTGAaggtgatttttatctttttatcctTGTTGCTGTTTGGACTTGTTGAAGTGACTTCTCACATTGATAATGCAGCGAAATAATATTGAATCATTTTTGTGGACAAATTTGTCCATACTGATTGTGTACACAATGtattttttagaatattttataacatgaaATATGCGCTTTATGGTAGTTATGGGTCATGGGTTTGAACTTGTTGATGAGTTAACCTCAAATATAATGATGATAAGGATGGGTCCCAATAATATAGCAGAAAACTGGCAATAATTAAGTGAATTCTTCAAATTAGCCAGCAacaatgcattttaatatttctagCACCAGCACAAAGAAACGGTATATGTCTGGATGATAAATATGTCAATGACACTAACTTGATCATCCCATGCTGTGTACACATATTGAAGTGTTATAACATGCCAGAGGACTGTGTTCAGTTAGTAGGCATCCATTACAATAATAATGCATTGTTTCTGTAGTCAGTCACTTGGGAAGCTTTAAGAGGAttgtgagtcagaggccagctctggcaacatagtgagactctagctcaaaataaataaataaaaatacagaaaagtggTGGGCTTGTCAAGAAGGGATTGCTACACTGGGCTTAGGACTCATCAATACTTCGTTTTTGATGTTGTGAGTGATTTTTGTAAAGAAGGACAAGGGTTTCCTTCTAAATGTCTCTGCTCTTCTGTCACAGGCTGATGTAACAAAGGAAGTCTTatcagactttgaaggtccccagtGGAGGGCTttactatccttggggaggatttgggggggtgggttggggaggttggtggggaacatgggaggatgggagggtgagggcatggggatatatatatatatatatatatatatatatatatatattactcatatatataaatatgagtagtaattaaagaatttaaattaaaaaaaaacaaaggaagtctTCCCAAAAGTGGCCCTTTGAGTTTTGATTTTTAGCTGCTAGAGGAAGCTAGGAATATTTAtctattagaaaaaaatttgGTCTTCAGTACGGTGCTTTGCATCACTGAATGAATAGATCAAGCTAATTAACATATGCATTCTATCTAAAGACTATCATCTTGTGTGTCCAGAATACTTTAAATCTACCCTTAGCTGTTTCTGAAGGGTGGGTACGATGCAAACTGATAGAGAAGTTACCTCACATGTTTAAGACTCTGCAAAAACaaccaacccccaaaacaaatatacacaaatattaggaaaacacagaaagcaaaatattagataaaaatgaaacaaaataagtaaaaactctgtctccactttcatggtaaatatgaaatatccttattaaagaaatgttttgtttcttatgtgttattttaatttactACCTTTATACATTTTGTTAATATTCTCCCCTAAAAGGAGGCTATGTTTCCTTTTGTAAATGATATTTGCCAATTTTTGATATTAGGATCTGATTTCGTAGAGTGACCAGGGAAATAATGTTATAGTACCAGCTGCAAAGTGTTTGTGACCACAAGAagacatatatttaaaaactcaatatcctaatatttatttgtattatcaTCGTATTTTGATGTGTAAGTTTGGGTGTCCATATGCTGAAAGTAATGAAATCTCACCTTGAGAGAACATTTATCATATTATACAGTACTAATAAACAGTGAATATTGTTCTCTGGGTGCTCATCATCATTTTCTCTAAACACAGATACCACAACAAAGAGTTaaagaacatattttatttttgttttttatatgagACACATTCAGCTAGGAAGGAACACAAAAGCAAGATGGAAAGGAAGTCACAAATGGCTGTTTTCAAAAATGTGCTTAGCAactatccacaaggatgacaccaatgaacaatctaagcaacagtggagaggctactttaaatgccctcccctgataatgagattgatgactgacttatatgtcattctagagccttcatccaacagctgatggaagtaaaagcagacacccacagccaaacactgaactgaactggaacccagttgcagagagggaggagtgatgagcaaaggggtcaagaccaggctggcaaaacccacagaaacagttgacctgaacaagagggagctcatggccccaaactgatagcttggaaaccagcatgggactgattccgaccccctgaatgtgggtgtcagtgaggaggcctcagaaatctatggggcctcttgtagtggatcagtacttatccctagcataggaatggactttcggagcccattccacatagagagatactctcagcctagacacacaggggagggcctaggccctatcccaaaggatatgacagactctaaagatcccccatggaaggcctcaccttccctggggagcagaaagggtatgggatcggtagggtgttagtggtggggggaggaggggagagagagggaactgggattaacatgtaaaacaatcttgtttctaatttaattagaaaatgggaaataaataaaataataaaaataaataaaaataaagtgccTAGCATAAACAATTGCAGGTAGATTCCCCTGAAAACCTCCAGGGGGCAGCAGAGAGCACATGTCATACAGGTCCTTTTGGAGTTCAAGGACAATGGAGTATGGATCTGTAAACCCTTGAGCATTAACAATTTGAGTGTGCTCTGAGAGTATCCACTCTTTGACATTTTATGACCTGGTTATTGATTAATGTGGCAAGTAAATTTCAATGACAAGAAGGGGCTCCCTCAATGTCCATTTTCTCTCAGAAAGTTGTTACAGAATTCTGTTGAGATCCCAGGCCAACAAACAGTGAGTAGTTGGTACTAAGAATCGAATAAGGTACACCCTGCCTCTACCCCCACTCTCTACCCTGCCTCTACCCCCACTCTCTACCCTGCATCTACCCCACACTCTCTACCCTGCCTCTACCCCCACTCTCTACCCTGCCTCTACCCCCACTCTCTACCCTGAATCTACCCCCACTCTCTACCCTGCATCTACCCCCACTCTCTACCCTGCATCTACCCACTCTCTACTCTACCCCCACTCTCTACCTACCACTCTCTACCCTGCCTCTACCCCCACTCTCTACCCTGCCTCTACCCCCACTCTCTACCCTGCCTCTACCCCCACTCTCTACCCTGCCTCTACCCCCACTCTCTTTTCTCCCACCTAGATACTATGCTCCCTCATTGCCGGAATGTTGCACTACCTCTACTTGGCTTCCTTCATGTGGATGTTTCTGGAAGGACTACACCTTTTTCTCACTGTGAGGAATCTCAAAGTGGCCAACTACAGCAGCTCAGGAAGATTTAAGAAGAGGTTCATGTATCCTGTAGGCTACGGAATCCCTGCTTTTATTGTCACCGTGTCTGCGATAACCGGCCATGAAAATTATGGAACACATACCCAGTAAGCATAGTGTATGTGCAAGGTGGAAATGTATAAATGTAACTTCAACATCAAATTTTTCATTGGACAACTAACCTTCTGTTTTTTATATTGGTCTTCAAACCAACCTGACTGCATATTACTGTCTTTGGCAAATCCCAACAGTGTTGGTTCTCAGTttcttgttttgctgtttttggctgagttaacatttattttagttaTAATATGAAAAGTTGTTCATCCATAGCTACTGAGTTTTAAATTCCCCATTGCTTCTCCAGTCATTTAATCTTTCCCAATATTTGATCACTTCCTACTTTAGGCTTGGGAAAGCTGATGCTCTGTGCACCTATCTTGTGTCAGATAAGAAGCTGAAATCCAGCTTGGAAATAATGGTTCTGCACAGTCTTAGATCATACACTGGGGGCTTGTGTTCAACTCCTATTGTGAGAGACACAGCTAATTCTTATCTCCTATCCACAGCTGCTGGCTCAGCCTTCATAGAGCATTCATCTGGAGCTTCTTGGGGCCAGTGGCAGCCATTATCCTGGTAGGTGACTATTATTGGTGG is part of the Cricetulus griseus strain 17A/GY chromosome 5, alternate assembly CriGri-PICRH-1.0, whole genome shotgun sequence genome and encodes:
- the LOC100765579 gene encoding adhesion G protein-coupled receptor E4 produces the protein MVATGDMGLRCLLHATALRVLMVWSVVQLQNVSASCPQCSENADCYNSTHCICKDGFWTGPDSRIIIEPHVKCEDIDECQLGIPVCKDVSYCKNKIGTYICSCVVNYRIFNWVAGIVDIENPECYVNKGKETGTQADIWGYWSGHESKKNFAKKATRVLHQVELHVLNENSAAPTKGENSSLGIVYETKRCNSMILLEAGNNTMKIDCDSALKGNKSGDETAVALIAYQSLGKYLNGSFFNKEGIQEVKLNSLIVSGAIHSEVKPVLSEPVLLTLQNTQPIDPRAEHICVHWEGSEEGGSWSTKGCSHMHTNDSYTTCKCFHLSSFAVLMALSLEEDSVLSALSVITYVGLSLSLLCLFLAAVTFLLCRPIQNISTTLHLQLSICLFLADLLFLTGINRTEPKILCSLIAGMLHYLYLASFMWMFLEGLHLFLTVRNLKVANYSSSGRFKKRFMYPVGYGIPAFIVTVSAITGHENYGTHTHCWLSLHRAFIWSFLGPVAAIILINLVFYFQTMWILRSKLSSLNKEVSTLQDTKVMTFKAIVQLFVLGCSWGIGLFMVFEFGKTVRLIIAYLFTIINVLQGVLIFVVHCLLNRQVRMEYKKWFHKMQKSAEIESTEMSYSTTHTKMVSSTPKSRYGLI